One genomic region from Pseudoduganella dura encodes:
- the tssF gene encoding type VI secretion system baseplate subunit TssF, translating into MEKILPHYGRELTHLRHGISEFAYCFPDAAGMLKISGGESSDPGVQRVMHGTALLCAHLARKLEYGYVRLTNDLLGIQSPFYLRPIPSCSVVQIGAMAGSSVTSIPRGTELRSKGTSSCGFRTVYDVVQAPILVTARFMPRVDVPATPDIPTGVGCGIAITIETTDPAIAFGAATNSPMRVYIDADGPARAALYDAIFMRSLCTCVESEQQWHKLPAPPFSPVGALKNEALLPTPWRQEGSLRLLTEYFAFPDKFDFFDIDLKAVLAHCPAGTRRLVLHLLLPDLHHTTADLLRALPATALQLGCTPVINMFSHATTPIRLRKSRNKYNLAVPHVGNAKAVVYSIDAMQLLQNATRGGAAIDLSWFLAKKLNTPYFWLFELADATYGTPDTVSFVDRVPKPVELDEGTVDVRVTCTNGDLPCSLRIGSPDGDLTSDQDIGGRPIRMLSKPTAPLLLADQPDAHWELVAFAHANHQSMTQMHLPTLLSLLRMHARPDCVVTAQQLSGIVDVSRCRIQEWVEFLDHCTLQYGYEVSLTIDEAAFKGRSISVFAQLMERFFAYYLTAPNFLRLHVLGKDGQVLIRGTQQLGPQSPA; encoded by the coding sequence ATGGAAAAAATTCTTCCGCACTATGGACGCGAACTCACCCACCTGCGCCACGGAATAAGTGAGTTTGCCTATTGCTTCCCCGATGCTGCCGGAATGCTTAAGATCTCTGGCGGAGAAAGCTCCGATCCCGGTGTGCAGCGTGTCATGCACGGCACCGCATTGCTATGCGCCCATCTCGCCAGGAAGCTGGAATATGGCTATGTGCGACTCACGAATGACCTGCTCGGTATTCAATCGCCGTTCTACCTGCGTCCAATCCCGTCCTGCTCGGTAGTGCAGATCGGCGCCATGGCTGGCTCTTCGGTCACATCCATTCCGCGCGGCACCGAGCTGCGCAGCAAGGGCACATCGTCGTGCGGGTTCCGCACCGTCTACGATGTGGTCCAGGCACCGATCCTGGTCACCGCCCGGTTCATGCCGCGCGTCGACGTGCCAGCCACGCCTGACATCCCAACCGGTGTCGGCTGCGGTATCGCGATCACGATCGAGACCACCGATCCGGCCATCGCTTTCGGTGCAGCCACCAATTCGCCAATGCGCGTGTACATCGATGCCGATGGCCCGGCGCGTGCTGCACTTTACGACGCGATCTTCATGCGTTCGCTGTGCACCTGCGTGGAATCGGAACAGCAATGGCATAAATTGCCTGCGCCGCCGTTTTCACCTGTGGGTGCTTTGAAAAACGAAGCGCTGCTGCCAACGCCATGGCGCCAGGAAGGTAGCCTGCGCCTGCTGACGGAATACTTTGCATTCCCCGACAAGTTCGACTTCTTCGATATCGACCTGAAAGCGGTGCTGGCGCACTGCCCGGCAGGCACGCGGCGCCTGGTGCTGCACCTGCTCCTGCCCGACCTGCACCATACGACGGCTGACCTGCTGCGCGCGCTGCCGGCGACGGCGTTACAGCTAGGCTGCACGCCCGTCATCAACATGTTTTCGCACGCAACTACACCGATCCGCCTCCGCAAGAGCCGCAACAAATACAACCTGGCCGTGCCACACGTGGGCAATGCGAAAGCCGTCGTGTATAGCATCGATGCCATGCAGCTGTTGCAGAACGCGACTCGCGGCGGCGCAGCCATCGATTTGTCATGGTTTCTTGCGAAGAAGCTCAACACCCCGTACTTCTGGCTGTTCGAGCTTGCGGATGCCACCTACGGAACGCCGGACACCGTGTCGTTTGTCGACCGTGTACCCAAGCCGGTCGAGCTCGACGAAGGGACGGTGGACGTGCGGGTGACCTGCACCAACGGCGATCTGCCATGTTCCCTGCGGATCGGCAGCCCCGACGGCGATTTGACCAGTGACCAGGATATCGGCGGCCGCCCGATCCGCATGTTGAGCAAACCGACCGCACCGTTGCTCCTGGCAGACCAGCCTGATGCGCACTGGGAACTGGTTGCCTTCGCTCACGCCAACCATCAGAGCATGACGCAGATGCACTTGCCGACCCTGCTTTCTTTGCTGCGGATGCATGCACGACCCGATTGCGTGGTGACGGCGCAGCAGCTATCCGGCATTGTTGATGTCTCGCGTTGCAGGATCCAGGAGTGGGTCGAGTTCCTGGATCACTGTACCCTGCAGTACGGATACGAGGTAAGCCTCACCATCGACGAGGCGGCTTTCAAGGGCCGCAGCATCTCGGTATTTGCGCAGTTAATGGAACGCTTCTTCGCCTATTACTTGACTGCGCCCAATTTCCTCCGTCTCCACGTGCTCGGGAAGGATGGCCAGGTATTGATACGGGGCACGCAGCAGCTTGGCCCGCAATCTCCTGCCTAG
- the tssF gene encoding type VI secretion system baseplate subunit TssF — MEKLLPYYERQLFLLRQLMAEFAQRFPKLASKLGISGEECSDSGIQRLLQVTALLCARIARKIDYGHARFTNDLLGIQAPFYLRPIPSCSVAQVEDTGSPTITTIPRGTHLRTKGSTPYGFRTAYEVTLGPITITARFIPRPDVPTTLRLPPGIGCGIAIAIEATDPAITLDEVARSPVRVFIDADGPIRTALYDALFMRNRCTCVESDQQWRKLPALPLLPVGFSKEHALLPTPWQQEESMRLLTEYFAFPDKFDFFDIDLKAVLANGSADPRRLVLHLLLPDLQHTTTPELLRTLPPTALRLGCTPVINMFAHAATPIRLRKRRRTYDLIVPRIGDAKSTVYSIDTMKLLHKTDAGSMAIDMQWFYEKDFHTRHCWLLELADASFGTTDTVSFVNEVQEPLDLNAGTVDVQVTCTNGDLPCSLPIGRPEGDLASDQDIGGRPIRLLRKPSSSLLLADTPKGHWEVISVGHASHRSQTQVDLKALMFLLRMHARPECAITARQLTGILGVSRCVVQEWLKFKVGSALTKGHEVTLIIDEAAFAERSISVFARVMERVFVYYLVWPHFLRLNVVGMDGQVLIKGALLYGPQSPA, encoded by the coding sequence ATGGAAAAACTCCTCCCATACTACGAACGCCAGCTCTTCCTCCTGCGCCAGCTGATGGCCGAATTCGCCCAACGCTTCCCCAAGCTGGCCAGCAAGCTTGGCATCTCCGGCGAAGAATGTTCCGACTCCGGCATCCAGCGCCTTCTCCAGGTCACGGCGCTGCTGTGCGCCCGCATCGCCCGTAAGATCGACTACGGCCATGCACGATTCACGAACGACCTGCTCGGCATCCAGGCGCCGTTCTACCTGCGTCCCATTCCCTCATGTTCGGTAGCGCAGGTGGAAGACACTGGTAGCCCCACGATCACCACCATCCCGCGCGGCACCCACCTGCGCACCAAAGGCTCAACGCCGTATGGTTTTCGCACCGCCTACGAAGTGACGCTTGGCCCTATCACGATCACCGCCCGGTTCATTCCCCGCCCCGATGTACCAACCACGCTTCGCCTTCCACCAGGAATTGGCTGCGGAATCGCGATCGCGATCGAAGCCACCGACCCGGCCATCACCCTCGATGAAGTCGCACGTTCCCCTGTACGCGTGTTCATCGATGCTGATGGCCCAATACGCACCGCACTGTATGACGCGCTGTTCATGCGCAACAGGTGCACCTGCGTCGAGTCGGATCAGCAATGGCGCAAGTTGCCGGCGCTGCCGCTCTTGCCGGTAGGCTTCTCGAAAGAACACGCGCTGCTGCCAACGCCATGGCAACAGGAGGAGAGCATGCGCCTGCTGACGGAATATTTTGCGTTCCCCGACAAGTTCGACTTCTTCGATATCGACCTGAAGGCGGTTCTGGCAAACGGCTCGGCCGACCCGCGCCGTCTTGTACTGCACCTGCTCCTGCCGGACCTGCAACACACGACCACGCCCGAGCTGTTGCGCACGCTCCCGCCAACGGCACTGCGGCTGGGCTGCACGCCCGTCATTAACATGTTTGCACACGCGGCAACGCCGATCCGTCTCCGCAAGCGCCGCAGGACGTACGACCTGATTGTGCCCCGTATTGGCGACGCGAAAAGCACCGTGTACAGCATCGATACCATGAAACTGCTGCACAAGACGGACGCCGGCAGCATGGCCATCGACATGCAGTGGTTCTACGAAAAAGATTTCCATACCCGGCATTGCTGGCTGCTCGAGCTCGCGGATGCATCCTTTGGGACGACGGACACGGTGTCGTTCGTCAACGAGGTGCAAGAGCCGTTGGACCTGAATGCGGGCACCGTGGACGTGCAGGTGACTTGCACCAACGGCGACCTGCCATGTTCGCTGCCGATCGGCCGTCCGGAAGGCGATCTGGCCAGCGACCAGGATATCGGCGGCCGTCCGATCCGTCTGCTGCGCAAGCCATCTTCCTCGCTGCTCCTCGCGGATACGCCGAAAGGCCACTGGGAAGTGATCAGTGTCGGCCACGCAAGCCACCGGAGCCAGACGCAGGTCGACCTGAAGGCTTTGATGTTCCTGCTGCGCATGCATGCCCGGCCCGAGTGCGCCATAACGGCGCGGCAATTGACCGGCATTCTCGGCGTGTCGCGCTGCGTGGTGCAGGAATGGCTCAAGTTCAAGGTGGGCTCCGCGCTGACAAAAGGGCACGAGGTAACTCTCATCATCGACGAAGCGGCGTTCGCTGAACGCAGCATCTCCGTCTTCGCACGGGTAATGGAACGGGTTTTTGTCTACTACCTGGTCTGGCCGCATTTCCTCCGCCTCAACGTGGTTGGGATGGATGGCCAAGTGTTGATCAAGGGCGCGCTGCTGTATGGGCCGCAGTCTCCGGCCTAG
- the acs gene encoding acetate--CoA ligase — MNAPAQTTEQQGQPESRVFAPPARFVTQATVSGMEAYNALCAEAERDYEGFWARLAREHVEWQTPFTRTLNEDNAPFYKWFEDGKLNVSYNCLDRNLANGNADKTAIIFEADDGKVTNVTYKELHEKVCKFANGLKSLGIRKGDRVVIYMSMSVEGVAAMQACARIGATHSVVFGGFSAKSLQERIIDAGAVAVITGDEQLRGGKQLPLKAIVDEALALGGCDTIKNVVVYKRTGGNVGFTEGRDIWLSDLVDKQSAECEPEWVEAEHPLFILYTSGSTGTPKGVQHATGGYLLWAALTMKWTFDLKPSDVYWCTADIGWVTGHTYIAYGPTAAGATQIIFEGVPTYPHAGRFWETVQKHKVSIFYTAPTAIRSLIKASEADDKVHPKSFDISSLRLLGTVGEPINPEAWMWYYRNVGQEKCPIVDTFWQTETGGHMITPLPGATPMVPGSCTLPLPGIMTAIVDESGADVPNGQGGILVVKRPWPSMIRTIWNNPERFKAGYFPEELGGKYYLAGDGAIRNKDTGYFTITGRIDDVLNVSGHRMGTMEIESALVANPLVAEAAVVGRPDETTGESICAFVVLKQARPTGEDAKKLAADLRNWVGKEIGPIAKPKEIRFGDNLPKTRSGKIMRRLLRVLAKGESITQDVSTLENPAILEQLKESA, encoded by the coding sequence ATGAACGCACCAGCACAAACCACCGAGCAGCAAGGCCAGCCGGAATCGCGCGTGTTCGCGCCGCCCGCGCGGTTCGTCACGCAGGCCACCGTGTCGGGCATGGAAGCCTACAACGCGCTGTGCGCCGAAGCCGAGCGCGACTACGAAGGCTTCTGGGCCCGCCTGGCGCGCGAGCACGTGGAATGGCAAACGCCGTTCACCCGCACGCTGAACGAAGACAACGCGCCGTTCTACAAGTGGTTCGAGGACGGCAAGCTGAACGTGTCGTACAACTGCCTGGACCGCAACCTGGCCAACGGCAACGCCGACAAGACCGCCATCATCTTCGAGGCGGACGACGGCAAGGTCACCAACGTCACCTATAAAGAGCTGCACGAGAAAGTGTGCAAGTTCGCCAACGGCCTGAAATCGCTCGGCATCAGGAAGGGCGACCGCGTGGTGATCTACATGAGCATGTCCGTGGAAGGCGTGGCCGCCATGCAGGCCTGCGCGCGCATCGGCGCCACGCACTCCGTGGTGTTCGGCGGCTTCTCGGCCAAGAGCCTGCAGGAGCGCATCATCGACGCCGGCGCCGTGGCCGTGATCACCGGCGACGAGCAACTGCGCGGCGGCAAGCAGCTGCCGCTGAAAGCCATCGTGGACGAAGCGCTGGCGCTGGGCGGCTGCGACACGATCAAGAACGTGGTCGTGTACAAGCGCACCGGCGGCAACGTGGGCTTCACGGAAGGCCGGGACATCTGGCTCTCCGACCTGGTGGACAAGCAGAGCGCCGAGTGCGAGCCGGAATGGGTGGAAGCGGAGCACCCGCTGTTCATCCTGTACACCAGCGGCTCCACCGGCACGCCGAAGGGCGTGCAGCACGCCACCGGCGGCTACCTGCTGTGGGCCGCGCTGACGATGAAGTGGACCTTCGACCTGAAGCCGAGCGACGTGTACTGGTGCACCGCCGACATCGGCTGGGTAACCGGCCACACGTACATCGCCTACGGCCCCACGGCCGCCGGCGCCACGCAGATCATCTTCGAAGGCGTGCCCACTTACCCGCACGCGGGCCGCTTCTGGGAAACCGTGCAGAAGCACAAGGTATCGATCTTCTACACGGCCCCGACCGCGATCCGCTCGCTGATCAAGGCATCGGAAGCGGACGACAAGGTGCATCCGAAGAGTTTTGATATCTCCTCGCTGCGCCTGCTGGGCACCGTGGGCGAGCCGATCAATCCGGAAGCCTGGATGTGGTACTACCGTAACGTTGGCCAGGAAAAGTGCCCGATCGTGGACACGTTCTGGCAAACGGAAACGGGCGGCCACATGATTACGCCGCTGCCGGGCGCCACGCCGATGGTGCCGGGGTCCTGCACGCTGCCGCTGCCGGGCATCATGACCGCCATCGTGGACGAATCCGGCGCCGACGTGCCGAACGGGCAGGGCGGTATCCTGGTCGTGAAACGCCCATGGCCTTCAATGATCCGCACCATCTGGAACAACCCGGAACGTTTCAAGGCCGGCTACTTCCCCGAGGAGCTGGGCGGCAAGTACTACCTGGCCGGCGACGGCGCGATCCGCAACAAGGACACCGGCTACTTCACCATCACCGGCCGCATCGACGACGTACTGAACGTGTCCGGCCACCGCATGGGCACGATGGAAATCGAATCCGCCCTGGTGGCCAACCCGCTGGTGGCCGAAGCGGCAGTCGTCGGCCGGCCGGACGAGACCACCGGCGAATCGATCTGCGCCTTCGTGGTGCTGAAGCAGGCGCGGCCTACCGGGGAGGATGCCAAGAAGCTGGCTGCCGACCTGCGGAACTGGGTAGGCAAGGAGATCGGGCCGATCGCCAAGCCGAAGGAGATCCGCTTCGGGGACAACCTGCCGAAGACCCGCTCCGGCAAGATCATGCGGCGCCTGCTGCGCGTGTTGGCCAAGGGCGAGTCGATCACGCAAGATGTTTCCACGCTGGAGAACCCGGCGATCCTGGAGCAGCTCAAGGAAAGCGCCTGA
- a CDS encoding YqhA family protein yields the protein MSDPNHPHARRINPIASFIFMSRWLQLPLYLGLILAQCVYVFHFWVELKDLIGAALGNEAALQHIIAAVTVPNAPPPTKLNETTIMLVVLGLIDVVMISNLLIMVIVGGYETFVSRMHLEDHPDQPEWLSHVNASVLKTKLATAIIGISSIHLLKTFINAQVYDAKTLLAQTGIHVAFLLSAMAIAYTDRLMTGTQNGSKHH from the coding sequence ATGTCCGATCCGAATCACCCGCACGCACGCCGCATCAATCCGATCGCCTCGTTTATCTTCATGTCCCGCTGGTTGCAGCTGCCGCTGTACCTGGGTCTCATCCTGGCGCAGTGCGTGTATGTCTTCCACTTCTGGGTCGAACTGAAGGATCTGATCGGTGCCGCACTGGGCAACGAAGCGGCGCTGCAGCACATCATCGCGGCCGTCACCGTGCCGAACGCGCCGCCGCCGACAAAACTCAACGAGACCACCATCATGCTGGTGGTGCTTGGCCTGATCGACGTGGTCATGATCTCCAACCTGCTGATCATGGTGATCGTGGGCGGTTATGAAACCTTCGTCTCGCGCATGCACCTCGAAGACCATCCGGACCAGCCGGAATGGCTGTCGCACGTGAACGCCTCGGTCCTCAAGACCAAGCTGGCCACGGCGATCATCGGCATTTCGTCGATCCACCTGCTGAAGACGTTCATCAACGCCCAGGTGTACGACGCCAAGACGCTGCTCGCGCAAACGGGCATCCACGTTGCATTCCTGCTGTCCGCCATGGCGATCGCTTATACCGACCGCTTGATGACTGGCACGCAAAACGGTTCCAAGCATCACTAA
- a CDS encoding fumarate hydratase yields the protein MTIIKQDDLIESVAAALQYISYYHPADYIQHLARAYESEQSPAAKDAIAQILTNSRMCAEGKRPICQDTGMVNVFLKIGMGVRFEGFRGTVTDAVNEGVRRAYNFADNKLRASIVADPHFERKNTKDNTPAVVHMELVEGNTVEVGVAAKGGGSENKTKFVMLNPSDSLVDWVLKTVPLMGAGWCPPGMLGIGIGGSAEKAMLLAKESLMEDIDMFELKKRGPQNKLEELRIELCDKVNALGIGAQGLGGLTTVLDVKINMYPTHAASKPVAMIPNCAATRHAHFVLDGSGPAYIEPPKLSDWPDVSWAPDTEKSKRVDLNTLTREEVASWTPGQTLLLNGKMLTGRDAAHKRIQDMLAKGEELPVDFTNRVIYYVGPVDPVRDEAVGPAGPTTATRMDKFTDMMLEKTGLISMVGKAERGPVAIESIQKHGSAYLMAVGGAAYLVSKAIKSATVVGFADLGMEAIYEFDVVDMPVTVAVDSTGTSVHTTGPKEWSVKIESLKNAAAAAVPA from the coding sequence ATGACCATCATCAAGCAAGACGACCTGATCGAATCCGTGGCGGCAGCGCTGCAATACATCAGCTATTACCACCCTGCCGACTACATCCAGCACCTGGCCCGCGCCTACGAATCGGAGCAGAGCCCGGCCGCCAAGGATGCGATCGCGCAGATCCTGACCAACTCGCGCATGTGCGCCGAGGGCAAGCGGCCGATCTGCCAGGATACCGGCATGGTCAACGTGTTCCTGAAGATCGGCATGGGCGTCCGCTTCGAAGGTTTCAGGGGCACGGTCACGGATGCAGTCAACGAAGGCGTGCGCCGCGCGTACAACTTCGCGGACAACAAGCTGCGCGCATCGATCGTGGCGGACCCGCACTTCGAACGCAAGAACACCAAGGACAACACGCCGGCCGTGGTGCACATGGAACTGGTCGAGGGCAACACGGTGGAAGTGGGCGTCGCGGCCAAGGGCGGCGGCTCCGAGAACAAAACCAAGTTCGTGATGCTGAACCCATCGGACTCGCTGGTGGACTGGGTGCTCAAGACGGTGCCGCTGATGGGCGCCGGCTGGTGCCCGCCGGGCATGCTGGGTATCGGCATCGGCGGCAGCGCCGAGAAGGCGATGCTGCTGGCGAAGGAATCGCTGATGGAAGACATCGACATGTTCGAGCTGAAAAAGCGCGGCCCGCAGAACAAGCTCGAAGAGCTGCGCATCGAGCTGTGCGACAAGGTCAACGCGCTGGGCATCGGCGCGCAGGGCCTGGGCGGCCTGACGACCGTGCTGGACGTGAAGATCAACATGTATCCGACCCACGCGGCTTCCAAGCCGGTGGCGATGATCCCGAACTGCGCGGCGACCCGTCACGCGCACTTCGTGCTGGATGGCTCCGGCCCGGCTTACATCGAGCCGCCGAAGCTGTCGGACTGGCCGGACGTGTCGTGGGCGCCAGATACCGAGAAATCGAAGCGCGTGGACCTGAATACGCTGACCAGGGAAGAAGTGGCATCGTGGACCCCGGGCCAGACGCTGCTCCTGAACGGCAAGATGCTGACCGGCCGCGATGCCGCGCACAAGCGCATCCAGGACATGCTGGCCAAGGGCGAGGAACTGCCGGTGGACTTCACCAACCGCGTGATCTACTACGTGGGCCCGGTGGACCCGGTGCGCGACGAGGCGGTCGGCCCGGCCGGCCCGACCACGGCCACCCGCATGGACAAGTTCACCGACATGATGCTGGAGAAGACCGGCCTGATCTCGATGGTCGGCAAGGCCGAGCGCGGCCCGGTGGCGATCGAATCGATCCAGAAGCACGGCTCGGCCTACCTGATGGCCGTGGGCGGCGCCGCCTACCTGGTCTCGAAGGCGATCAAGAGCGCCACCGTGGTCGGCTTCGCCGACCTGGGCATGGAAGCGATCTACGAGTTCGACGTGGTCGACATGCCGGTGACCGTGGCCGTGGATTCCACCGGTACTTCGGTGCATACCACGGGGCCGAAGGAGTGGTCGGTGAAGATCGAGTCGTTGAAGAACGCGGCGGCTGCTGCGGTGCCGGCTTGA
- the murI gene encoding glutamate racemase — protein MTQPVRDTTAVNANSPIGVFDSGLGGLSVLRHIHAQLPHEHLIYFADSGHAPYGGRSEEWVVQRSLAIAAFLFGQGSKALVVACNTATVAAIKAIRTEWPGMPIVGVEPGLKPGAAATRSGKVGVLATDRTLHSEKFLTLRDQVASATGTEFLLQPCIGLVDQIELGQLGSEATMALLDQYVAPLLDDGADTLVLGCTHYPFVEEQIRDVAARHASHDASSPVTLIDTGDAVARQLARLLEGAGLQRPAGVPHLRGYTTASPAVLAEAFRTLLALTPQVEGIEV, from the coding sequence ATGACCCAGCCCGTCCGCGATACAACTGCCGTGAATGCGAATTCCCCGATCGGGGTGTTCGATTCCGGCCTGGGCGGGCTCTCCGTGCTGCGCCATATCCATGCGCAGCTGCCGCACGAGCACCTGATCTACTTCGCCGATTCCGGCCACGCGCCCTACGGCGGCCGCTCGGAAGAATGGGTGGTGCAGCGCTCGCTCGCCATCGCCGCATTCCTGTTCGGGCAAGGCAGCAAGGCGCTGGTGGTGGCCTGCAATACCGCCACCGTGGCCGCCATCAAGGCGATCCGCACCGAGTGGCCGGGCATGCCGATCGTCGGCGTGGAACCGGGCCTGAAACCCGGCGCCGCGGCCACCCGCTCCGGCAAGGTCGGCGTGCTCGCCACCGACCGCACGCTGCACAGCGAAAAATTCCTCACATTGCGCGACCAGGTCGCCAGCGCCACCGGCACCGAGTTCCTGCTGCAGCCGTGCATCGGGCTCGTCGACCAGATCGAGCTGGGCCAGCTGGGCTCGGAAGCGACGATGGCACTGCTGGACCAGTACGTGGCGCCGCTGCTCGATGACGGAGCCGATACGCTGGTGCTGGGCTGCACGCACTACCCGTTCGTCGAAGAGCAGATACGCGACGTGGCCGCGCGGCATGCGTCGCACGATGCTTCGTCTCCCGTCACGCTGATCGACACCGGCGACGCCGTCGCCCGCCAGCTCGCCCGCCTGCTCGAAGGCGCCGGCCTGCAGCGCCCCGCCGGCGTGCCCCACCTGCGCGGCTACACCACCGCCAGCCCCGCCGTGCTCGCCGAAGCCTTCCGCACCCTGCTCGCGCTCACCCCGCAAGTCGAAGGCATCGAAGTCTAA
- a CDS encoding pentapeptide repeat-containing protein has translation MQIAGQTLTRADVEAALAHGTPAFQDCDLDGADLSRLDLRGASFTGCSIAETSFYAATLAHTSWRRCRGRQADFEAADLTDAQFHSCDLNNSSWRRTRLASATLKSCKLTGASFEEAAHLGLTFDECLLIGADLRRMSFRKAKLPQLDFSDADLAACDFRDAVFEGGSLRNANLKQARFDNADLREADLGGLTLADVKLFQGAWITPRQAAELVSELGLRVA, from the coding sequence ATGCAAATCGCTGGACAAACCCTCACCCGCGCCGATGTGGAAGCGGCCCTCGCCCACGGTACGCCCGCCTTCCAGGATTGCGACCTCGACGGTGCCGACCTGTCCCGGCTCGACCTGCGCGGCGCCTCGTTCACCGGCTGCAGCATCGCCGAGACGTCGTTCTACGCGGCCACGCTGGCGCACACGTCATGGCGGCGCTGCCGTGGCCGGCAGGCGGATTTCGAGGCGGCCGATCTCACGGATGCGCAATTCCACAGCTGCGACCTGAACAACAGCAGCTGGCGCCGCACGCGCCTCGCTTCGGCAACGCTCAAGAGCTGCAAGCTCACGGGTGCCAGTTTCGAGGAAGCGGCCCACCTTGGCCTCACGTTCGACGAATGCCTGCTGATCGGCGCGGACCTGCGCCGCATGTCGTTCCGCAAGGCGAAGCTGCCGCAGCTCGATTTCTCCGATGCCGACCTGGCCGCGTGCGATTTCCGCGACGCCGTGTTCGAAGGCGGCAGCCTGCGCAATGCGAACCTGAAGCAGGCACGCTTCGACAATGCCGACCTGCGCGAAGCCGATCTCGGCGGTCTTACCCTGGCCGATGTGAAACTGTTCCAGGGTGCCTGGATCACGCCGCGCCAGGCCGCCGAACTGGTCAGCGAGCTGGGCTTGCGGGTCGCCTGA
- a CDS encoding energy transducer TonB produces MAAVIFAGAASAAEVPASFDSKNCKADYPKASLMNEEQGTVSMSFLVSAGGDVKDSKLDKSSGFKNLDKAAIKSLSACKFKPGSKDGAPAETWAKVDYAWKLD; encoded by the coding sequence ATGGCTGCGGTGATCTTCGCGGGTGCTGCATCCGCCGCGGAAGTGCCGGCTTCTTTCGACAGCAAGAACTGCAAGGCGGATTATCCGAAGGCCTCGCTGATGAACGAGGAGCAGGGCACCGTGTCGATGTCGTTCCTGGTGTCGGCCGGCGGCGATGTGAAGGATTCCAAGCTCGACAAGTCGAGCGGCTTCAAGAACCTGGACAAGGCGGCGATCAAGTCGCTGTCCGCCTGCAAGTTCAAGCCGGGCTCGAAGGACGGCGCGCCGGCCGAGACCTGGGCCAAGGTCGACTACGCCTGGAAGCTGGACTGA
- a CDS encoding energy transducer TonB: MNKHLIGFIAATLVSSAAFAAEVPASVDARKCQAEYPKASLMNEEQGAVSMAFLVSASGEVVESKVEKSSGFKNLDKAAVKALSACKFKPGTKDGAVAQTWTKVDYVWAL; the protein is encoded by the coding sequence ATGAACAAGCACCTGATCGGTTTTATCGCTGCAACCCTGGTTTCGAGCGCCGCTTTCGCCGCCGAAGTGCCGGCATCCGTGGATGCCCGCAAATGCCAGGCCGAATATCCAAAGGCCTCGCTGATGAACGAAGAGCAGGGCGCCGTGTCGATGGCCTTCCTGGTATCGGCCAGCGGTGAAGTGGTGGAATCGAAGGTGGAAAAGTCGAGCGGCTTCAAGAACCTGGACAAGGCCGCCGTGAAGGCGCTGTCCGCATGCAAGTTCAAGCCGGGCACGAAGGATGGCGCCGTGGCGCAGACCTGGACCAAGGTCGACTACGTCTGGGCACTGTAA